The stretch of DNA GAGCGTGATGTGGGCTGTAGATTTACAGAGGTGATCTCCTTTTGCATGCATCTTATTGAATTTTGTCTATCTTTTGCACTTGTAGTTGTACCTTGTTAATTACTAATTTTCTGGTCATTGAGATTGAGGCTACACTATTAAGGCAGCATATATTCCTGCTGCCTAAAATCCCGTCCTGCCAATGCACAATGGGATCTGAACCTTGCAAGTCAGGTTGACCTGGAAATTGATAAATTCAATCTGAATGTTCCCTTAGTTGTTATTACCGTTTTCTTTTTCCAGTGCTCTCCCTAATATGCTAATTACATTTTGAAGTTTGGacttttttagttatataattatttattgattccTTTCTATTCCTGTATTCATATTTTTCAGCTACCAAGGATTGCTGTGGATAGTGCATCCATGGACACGGTTGGCATGGGCAGTGGGCGGTTTGGTTCTTTTGGAAGTACAAGGGATCGTCGTTATGGTGATACAGGTTTTAGCCGTGGTCCTGGATCTGGCCGTTCTGGCGGCTACAATAACAGTGGATTTGGCCGCTCTAGCTTTGGGGATTCTGGTGAAAGGTTTGGTGGACAAAGTTATAATCGTTTTGGTGGGTCTGGTTTCAGTCAATCAGGAGGGGGGTTTTCTGGAAATTCATCTGGTGAAATGAGTAGATATGGTGGACCAAGCACTGGTAGGTTTGGCTCATCTGGTGGCTTTGGCTCAGGTCAATCAGAAAGTAGATCTGGTCGATCATCTGGTGGGTCTAGGTTTAGTCGTCCAGATGATTTTGGGGGATTTGGTGGTTCAGATCGTTCGGGTCAATCTAGTGGCTTTGGTGATTCTCGTGGTAGTAATCAGAACAATAGAAGACCTTTTTAAccttacaaaatataaaaaaaagattgcgCTACCCTTATTTCTTGGTGGTTTAGTTCTTGTAGAGTTTGCATCTGTCACTTTCTCTGAAACTTAAAGGCGGCTTCTTGGCTAGTCTTTGTATTACTAATTAGTAAGAATTTGGGAAGGTCATATATATAATCAGAAGTTCTACGAGCataggatttttcttttctggGACTTTTGGTTCAGTCTTAGAtctgttatttttttgaaacatCTATAAAGGAGAAGGGAAGGCTGTATTCCGAGGGTTCCACCTCCATCCATGGACATTGAATCTCACAATGATCCTGAAAATGTGTACACACGAATATGCGTGCatgaaaagttttgaagagggaGCTGTATGAAGTGGTGATTCAATTTATTTACTGTATTTATGTTGCTCAAAGTAGTAAATGGCAGGTAAAGTGCTTTAGATAATCATGGGGAGATATGGTGTTCTATTTTATACTGAAATTATTATGCTAGAATCATGTGTATTAGATAGATCCTGTCTTTCCTGGTTTTAATTTTCGGCCTGAAACAGAAGCAGGCTCCATTGATCCAAGAGGGTCTACAAAGTTGTAacatgtttataaaaataaacaaaacagtGACAGGAATAACTAAAATGTAGAAGTTTAGGATGGGAGAACTGTAGAAATTTAGAAGTTTGTTTTCTGAAAATTCGGAAGGAGAATTATATTAACCTTGTACGTGGAGAGAAAAGTTTGGTAAGAGGAAAGTGAATTGTGAAAATTTACAAGTTTTTGTTTGGTTAAATATTTCTCTATctctatttaataaaaaattatacctgatttttttaatcataatattaaatcTTTAATATGAATACCgataaaaataagttaagagacacaaataatgaatttaaaacttttaaagctgttaaatatatttaataccATTTAAGAAATTTCTGAATCAAGCTACTttttgttgaagaaaaaaaaaatacagcatAAAACAGCAACTTTTTATAAGTTTGCTTTTTTAAATACAGTATCTTATTTTTATACTCCACTGTATAATACCCAGGATTCCACAACAGAAATTGATGTCACTAAGAATCATTGCGAGAACCACATTTTAATAGCAAGTTAAGGactagtatttttaaaatatgttttaatattacctttttttctaatattttttggaattattaaatttggtcctttaattttttttaatataattttcatatttgttacGAGGTAACTTatctattttcttattaaattgGTATTGATAACGTAATAGTGCAAATCACACGTTTCATGAAtacttttaacaaatataaagactacttaaccaaaaaaaaattaagaaaacatattagataattctgaaaaatattgtttaaaagtgaTATTAAACTTCAAAAAATCTAAGTAATGCATACACATAAGATAGAAACTTGTTCCAAGAACATTTAACTAAACTAAATTTTGATCTATTTTACATAGTTTAACAGATTTTTGAATTGTTAAACCATCCGGGTCTGGCATACCTCAAAAAAAGACAATATTCAGACAAATACGTAATCATTGGCTGTTCCAAAATGCTCATCTTCATTCTGTAAACAATTCATGATAAAAAAGTATCAGCTTCAAGACAACGAAGACACTTCTCTACCATGTTTATGCcactaaaaattatatacacAAGCATAGTTACCACCTTTGCTAAGGTAATCATGACTCAAGGAACTAAGCCTACCATTTGCCATGAACCCTAACAATAATCACACCAGAGATATTGAATCATACATAAACTACATGGCATAACATAGGTATCCACACTTTCATCCTTGTCTAATATACACTTTTAATCATCAAGAATTCCATGTTGtcgcttttctttttctttctacatTTTCCTCTCATAATTCACTTCATCATTTTTCAGTTCTTTGTATTCTTTCATGATAAAATTCCATGCTAACCATGCCGCACCAACAGCAGGCTCCACCTGTTGTGCAATAAAACATACATGTTAAAAACATTGAATATGGATATTTAAAGAACATTGATTATTGATATCTGGGGACATAACTTGATTCCTAGTTAAAAAGTTTTCTAAGGATGTTCTACAGAAAGTGTTGTTATATTCCAAATAGTATCTCCTCTAGTTTCAAAATGTCAAATACTAACTTCGAAACAATTTACAAAAAGGGATTTTATCTTATGTgcaattgttttcaaaaaagataaaagattatctccaaaataaaatgataaatatttggAAATACCTTAGGTCTAATGGGAATTACCCCAGGAAACTGTTTGGAAATACAATTGATTACTTCTTTTCCTATATCCCAGCTCCCCCTATGTGCTGTCAGAACACCACCAACCATCACCAGGGGAAAGGAACTCTTTCCATCTGCAAAAATTACAGACTACAACTCATTGCACAATATTCATTACAGAAGGAGAAAAGATCAATAATCCATGTAAATGATCCAAACATTCATGCCAAAGAACACTACTATATTTTACAAGAATATTCTGGAGGCCAACTCAACTAGTACAAATTTTAATCACACTGTCAATTCAAGATAGGAGAACATTCAAGATGTTTGTTTGGATGAACTTCTGCATAAAATCTTATAGGAGATAAAAACaaggaaaaaatgaatttaacaTCTCCCAATGCTAAAATTAGCTTATGCAcaagttaaaaacaaaaatatagagATACTAACTTTTACAAGTTAGCTTATGCATAAGCTAACTTTAGCTTAGCTTATGGAGAAGCTAATCTCATTTGTTTTTCCTTAAGAGGAGCTTAGGGAGAAGCTCATCCAAACTGACTTATGCACTaaaaatgacaataatttaaataccctAACCTTGACCACACAATCCAAGTCTGTCTACAACAGCTTTGACACTTGAAGCTAGCTCTTGGACAGATTCTAGTAAGATATTATTTGCAACCTCATCACCAGCCTCTGCACAGATCACTACAGCTGGAACAAGGGCTGCAATGCGGGCCCAGGAGGGATCTGCATAGGTCCATCTGAACATAACATGATCACATTAAATTGCACTGCGTTGACAAAATTACTTCCAACTTAAAATTTCTCatctttgaaatatatatatatatatatatatatatatatatatatatatataagtcaaCTTAGTTTGCATTTGCTTTGTGGATAGGCTAGGTAGTAAGTTTTGGTTCTCTTGTTGCATTTCTAACAGTAAGATTTCCAAATACTAGCTATTTACttcacaaatgaaaataaatgaacAATTATACAACTATAATGCATACGCAATTATTTCTTCTGCAGAAGAAAGACCAAGTTTTTGCAAAATACTACTGGCAAGCATTGTACTTGGACCACGACCATCATAAGCTCTTACTACTGCAGTTAGTGCCTTTGCAGCTATTCCATATGCActgcaaataaaaaatcaaactttCAACAAGTAATATATGGAATCAAGTTGGACACCAAGAGAAAGACGTTCCCCATGGctctttttatatcttttgtcaATAATATGGGTGATGTCAATATATATGATACAGAAAGAGCTTTTAAGAAGATTAAGGTTGGACCAATTTACAAAGTTAAAACCTTTTCTGGCTAATGAAATTATTAGTCTCCATATTTACACTTTTTACTAAGCTAATTTTCAAGGTTTGTGTTACAGAAGAAATGAAACAAGTCTCATGAACAAAGAAATAGTAGTTAGATTACCTGCCCCAGTCACCTAGGACCGGTCCGGCACCTGCTGATCTTGCTTCTTTTCCATCTTCAGTATATCCATAAGCAATGCTCCCTGTGCCAGAAATTAGTACACATCCATGAAGTTTACCCACTGTTCCACTTGACAGAGCAGCCACAGCATCATTTAGAACATATAACCTCACATGGCTTGGGAATATATCCCTGTTTACATAAGGCCACAGCATGGTTCAGTCTTTAGAATAACAGATAAACTATGATGGATATTAAATGACACATCATCTTTAAAGAACTGAACCAGCAGAATGTACAAATAAGCTACAGATTGAATAAGTTTCAATTCTTTATGGATAAGTCCCCCACTTGTATTGTGGTCCTGGCTTTAGTTATTTTACGCATATGGCTTTGGcaaattaaaaacaatgaagAAAGTCAGTTTCTTTCAATCTTATATAAAACTGGTATAACGGAGTAGACTTGTTATATAGGTAAACTAATATAGCAGATGTTTGTCATCACTTTCCTTTATAAAGGTTGAGTTTAGTAGTAACATTGTTATTCATGATACGATTAACTGATTTCATTTATggtctctattttttatttaggaaCACAATTCTCTTccattagattatgataaacaGCTTAAAACTCAGTTACATTCAACCacaatttaatatattacaaaaactaACATACAGATCATATATGCCATTAGATATAAAAACAAAGTATATTCATTACTTATAAAAGCtaaggagataaataaaataaataactttgtTAGTTTCTTCCAATAGCATGAGTAAAAATAGATTTATATGCCTTCTTAtcaacacacacacaaaaaaaaaaaatgaagatacaCTTAAATTAAGCTTAGCAACCTAAGCCAACTGAGAATTCTTTGTTGATCTGTTGGATGGTTAACACCAGATACAGCCAAACAAACAGCTCGGACTGAAGATCGTTTTGAACCACACTTTGAAAGAGCATCTGCCATAACCTGCTCTATTGTTTCCCTTGCAGCAATATCTGCAGAAGAAGTGATTAATGGTAACAGCTAATAATAAGATTTCCCCCGGAATTCGATCTTCATTTTATTATGACAGATATAATTCTTTAAACTGTTGAATGCATGAAACTTTGTCTGTTGTTTATGCACAAATTTAACACACAAAAACGAACTAATGGAGATGGTACAAGAGTACTTGTCCAGCAACCATAAGATATCAGCATTTTTTTTGGGAGGAGAGCAGGATGGTTAAAATAAGAACTTCATTATTGTAAAATAAGGGAGAGAGCACAATGAAGATTAAAAATAGGCACATCTAAACACAAAAACAGTGTAGCCAAAGCTTCTTTAGAATGCCAGATAGAAAACCCGATAACAAGAATGTAATCTTTAAAAGACCTAAACAACTCAAACCAAGGAATGTACATAAGATTGCAGCTTTTCCTAAatgatcaatcttcaacagttTAGTTGCAGGTCATAATTGCTTGTGACTACCTTAGATCAACAAGTCATTTGGCTTCATAACCAAACAGCCACTTTCCCCATTACAAAATGTTTCTGATAACCAAATTGCCTAAACATAACAAATGTATATCCAAACTAATAGGTCTCTCTTATCCTCCCCATAGTTCCCAACCCAATAAGGGAATTGAAACACAACACACACTGAACCAAACAGTGTGTTAATGTAAACAACCAGATCAATCAAAATGCCCAAACACGCAGCAAATATTCCAACAAACCcacaaaagaaaatcaaatttcGAGACAAAGCCCCAAAGGGAAATCATCAAACACCAAGTGTACAAGAGAGGGGATTATGAATTACCTCCAACACTATTGTGATTGGAGCATCCAGCAACGGCCCTTGCAAGGGTGGGAAGAGAATGGAGCTGAGAGTGAGAAAAAGGAATCATGGGCATACAAATGCACACAGTGGAGGTAGTTCCACCGTCCACACCCAACAAGACACCATGGTCGCCATCTGAGACACCCAAGTCATCCTCAAACTCCCAGATTTCTCCATTCCTGTACCTCTTCATCCCTGCATCAACCACCACCTGATCCTGttctttttccttctccttctccttctccggCGTCATcattcaatatttcaaaactcGAGGAGAGAGAAAGCAACGTTGACCGAAGAGAACAGACAAAGATGGGAGAATGAGAACAAGGAGAAGAGGACTATCAAAGACTGAATTTTTAATGATGGGGTCTCATTTAAATATGCCAAAGTTTCACCCTTGGACGGCCACTGCAACAACTATTTGCTCTCACCTCGTCGTTTCTCAGAATTTCACATATTCTTCTGCAAAACAAGTCCAGAAGAGAGAGAAGACAGAGCCATGATAtcttattttcttgaatttttgttCGCAAAATTAACCCAGAATTTATTTCTGAGAAACAAACcagaaggaaaaaagaagaagataaaaacAGAGATAGAGACTTCTTTTGAGATTTTCACACATTTAACACTACTCCttcatttaatcttttaaaacagcacactttaagaaaaaaactacAATCGTAAACCCTAAATTTTGGCCGTGTTATTTTCCAGATTCAATCCGAAAAATCGGTTGGAAAGCAAATTTTGATCTAGAAATCTTGTTTGAAACGTAAatagatataataattaaaatataataaatgttataattacttaaagataataattatttaatttttatttaaataactatttaacattaatattgatttatattataattagaaaaataaaatgaaaatatagaaGATAAAgtgtttaaaaagaaatataaccACTAGTCAGAACCTCTTTTATATGGAccatcttttttatataaaatattatattacttatgtcaaattcaaacatttagacaatctttatttttacttttatccgGTAAAAACATACCTAGCATGTgtgtttattataataaaaaataataaaagtgttaatattataaataagagatatctcttttatattaatatttcattttttaattttaactttaattagtattttaaaaattaattattttataaataatttatcttcaactattattttaaaaatcttttacattcttaataattatttttaaatatttcttttggttacatattttatttttctaattttatgtttagcaactattttaatattagttatgtattttttattaattttaattcaaaattttatcaaaatttaaaaaataaaaaacatagcaCGTGTTTTCATtagttaagataaaaaatatcaaataaaaaattgataaagttaaataaatgattatttagaagataatatttataaaataattattttaattttaaaaaaatatttaagagtaAAATTAAGAGATATACGTAACACCAAGAAGAAATATATAAGTATGGATAATCCTTCGATATAAGTCTTGATTACTTTTTAATAGCATAATCTGTTGCTATTAATtatggaaaaataatttttaattcaaaattaaatattatcctAAAATTGTCTAACATTTAAAACAAACTAACttaactaaattaaaagaaatatatatatatataattttcaaagtttaaaaataaaaatgtaacaaaagtctaaaacataaaattttaatttacgtcaaagtttaaaaattaaaaatatattttattttttatagcttattagattaaaatatttaacagtAATTATGGATAAGAATATaacttcataattttattatattaataaaatttgtatttgctacacaaaatattaaattatataataaaatttaattaagtttcgagttactaaaaaaatttagatattttaagttacagtattattaattttgttttcttaataatttttatattttttaaatgagtttttatggttttagttttaatattttatcattaatggGGTAATATAGTTAGAATAGTGTGGTCGATGactaaaatgattaaaaaagatTGTACTCGGTTATCGATGTGATCGTCCTATATAGAAACAAATATGcaaaatgataaataaacaCATAACTCAAtcaatgaaaaaatttaaaaaaaaaaacttaattaaaaatagataaaaattgtCACTACATAGTGCAcctagaaaattaaataatattcaacAAAAGTGCAAAAATTTATAAAGACCTATACTTTATTAAGCATACATGATAGAGTAAACTACGGAGTGTactctatttttttgtttaaatttttttccctaaattaaagttttgtcaATCAAGATTTTagtgaaatatattatttctgTCATTTCACTAAACTTGGATACACCAAACATCGACAAACTATTTATCTCTTACTTCTGAGTTACGGAGCTTATATACATAcctataatattattacaactaatatattatgatataatagaTTATCATTAACTCCAAgatattatgttattatattatcttaatttaaaatcaatttatttaatatttagaacGTTACAAAGCAAactataacttttaaattataaactcaGAATAAATTATTGTGACTAtcttactcatttttttttctgtaatcaAATTAGCTTAGTTGTTTTATTAGTCGCACTAAACATTGTTCATATCTTAAACCAAttgattcaataaataatattttattaatacttacattttgtatataataataaaataaataataactaataactaATTTGAATTTTGGTGAGTagcttattttaattttgttttgaaatatacctttttcttttactaaaattttataatgactattagttattttagtttgaaatttatttcaattcttaatttatatatatattttaaattatcccTTTCCATCGACAGTGATTTAACTCGAAATAGATGGTGAATATTTAAACACTTATTACCatttaattacatattatttttaacacaGGAACATttcgttaattttttaaaatatatcaatttacaaaataaaaatctatcATATCAAATAAATCACTTGCAACTTTCActatttttcctctttctctttatattacttttctttttacttaatTCAAACTATCTCTTAGGAcagttattattaatttattgccAAGAGAAAATGGTAAACTTCAATAAACAACCATAAATTAATAGACGTGACAACATAGGAGTCATAAAGACGTAAGAGCAAGATGTCTTCATCCCATGATAGTTGCCATTTGGCAGAAGTCAAAAATGATATCCTTGCAAGTGtcgaaattttaaaaaacagcATATGTTGCATATTGACATATCATATGTCAAATATGTATTcgtattaataattaataatattaataatactacaAAGATGAGCATTCATAGCTCAAGTGGCAGCCTGCAAAAGCTCAAACCTTTCATTGGTCTCAGCATTATGAGGAGCACCAACATAGAGTAGATGAGGATATATTATTTAGTTGGAGCTAAAATGACAACTGAACAATGGTTCGCTGGTATTATTATGTATCAAAGATGTTCAAAGCCTGATGGTTGCAACTTAATTGAAAGCCTATCAATTGAAATAGAATATTTTAAACGTGCTTctaaatctataaaaaaaagcTTCAAACATAAGTTCAAATGGTATGAGTTCCTAACATTATCTTGCTAAAATGTAAGTTTACAGTTAATTCTAAAAACGTAAGACCTTTTATGCTAAGCAACATTCATACTAAAAGTGGCTTCCAAGGtaagaaaatgtgaaaaacaCTTTACCTTGAAAATAGCTTTCGAGCTCCTACCGcccagaaaataaaataacaataacagGCCAACGGCACAAAGATGTGCAATGAATATTTAATAGTATTTACTAAGAATACAGGTTATGCAGTTGCCAAAATAATATGTCTCGTGCTATAAAAGGATGGGAGCTAAACAATAATTTGTGGATAACATGTTCTATGCTACAGATCATCCTGGAATTCAAACTATATATACAATTTACTAATCACAGAATaattgcatatttaaaaaaatatgatctCCTGAGGAAACAGTTTTATGAATAAATGCTGTCCTTAAGCATCAGTTATTCTTCACCAAACAATGAATAAATGCTATCCTTATAATTCACCAAACAGAAAGCTGAACATTTTAACATTTCTAATTTATAAGGGAGTAAAGGAGGAAAAAGAAGACAACCATTTTTCAacctaaataaaattatagagCCAACATGGATATCTTTAGATAAAAGTTACGGTTCACCGTACCAGTTGATTATCTCAATGAGATAAAATACTCGTTACTCAGTTTTATGTATCGGAATGTGTCTCTCTATTTGACAAGCTTAATTTGCAAACAAACACACAAGTACTTGCTTCTCAATTTTGTGCATTAGTAAAGATCAACCTAAGTAAACTTGGGTTTATTATTTGCAGCCACTAATCTTCTTTGAAGAGTGACACAACCCTTACCTCTTTTCCTAAACTTTGAAGATGTATCCAAAAATGCTGTATAGGATTTACTCTGGAAAAAATGTACAGATTATAGAACTATTCATACATGAAGACATCAATCGCTCCAGAACAGACTCTAGGGACAGATTGAGAAGGACAAAGTGAACAAATAAGGACCAATCACCTATCAAATCATGGTGGTGGTCCGCCActtcttcatattcttcttgCGTTGAGATCGAGGAAACAGGAGTTGCCAAATCTGCTTTGCAGCTGCGTTTATGGTGGCAGCCTACAAAGTGAAGAAAAATCCATTAATTAATTCGAAAACATGCCAGGCTGAAGGTTTCTTCTTTTAGCAAATTTATATCAGTTACAAAAGCTTATATAAGCCAAGTCCATGGAGTAAAATAGTCTATGTTGTAGGCTCTTGGTaaccattaaattaaaatgcCTTAAATGAACGGTTGTGGACCATAAAGACTTCTTTCACACTTGGTCAATCACAGACACAACAGTGTTCCCTACTCTTCTGATCACAAATGTTCATCACCTTACCCCAGACAAAGGTTTGTTTACCTTCCTGTATTTAATCTTCTGATATTAAACTGTTAATTATGAAGCCCACTTCCCAAAATTCtaccaaaatatatatttctggCGAATCCAGTTCAAATCTTCCCATGTGCTAGGCAGGCATGTTGTTATATGTGCGTGGCACATTGGTTCACTAAGAACCTCAGACTTGTAGATTTGCTTCAAATATTCAGGAGCctcagaaattcaaaaaatattataaaaactaaatcatcAATATGTTTTGGGTTATGATACAAATATAGTTTTCCTTGTTCCACTGGAGTTATTTTAACATTATCATGTAAATGTCCAGCATCAAACACTGGATAGCATACAAATCATAAGCTTACACAGTCAACCCTCAAATTATCTTATCCGTAAGAGGTTGATAGCAATTAGATTGTTTTAATAACTAATACGCATGTTTGACTAGGATGTTCAGGTGAGGGTCCAAGATCAATCTCGAATAATGTACATTCTGTGGAAACCCACAATCCTTACCTGGATTTTGAATGGAAAGCGATGAGTTTTTACTTCTGCACCTGAGAAAACTCTAACATCCACGCCCAGGCTGTCAACCCCAACCAGGTAAGCTCCCTGGAAGCCAAGTAATAGTAACAGTAAAATAAACAATCGGCTTAAACCAATTGTTAACAGTAGACACAAAATCAAAGAATAAAACAGATAATGAAGCAAATAAAAGTCCTTTCCTACGACAGTTTATTTGCTTGGCATCATCATGGAGGGAGGAAGtaagatagaaaagaaaaggagagaagTAAAGAGTCATCAATTTCCTTGTTTGGTATATCCGATGGAAAACAAGGGAGGCTTTCCTTCATTTATTTGATGTCATAAACGAAAAGAATGAAGATGTAAATAAATGtggaattattttataaccTATTATCCAGTgaaattgatttatttgaaaGATCTACATAGTGAATAAAGCGGGGGAAAAATTGGATTACCTCAGCATCAAGACCTTTCTTCTTGCAAAGTGCTTTAAGATCATCATGACAGAATCTGTTGAACCGTTCCAGAATTTCCGAAGAAGAGTGTGCAAGAATATCAGGTTCAGCATCTTGAAACTCCAGCACACTAATTTCAGACTGCATTTTTTGTGTACATGTAGAACAttcataatttgaaatttagaaTATAGATCTCAACAAACTTAATGATGCTTCAAATTACAGAAAAATATTGTGGATTTGCTAGTGTACCCCCATTTGCTTTGTAGGGGTATTTTAGCAGGCTACACCTTTTGGtgtatttttcaaaaatgaagtcataaattattaacacacACTCTTAATAACAAGGTGTTgttatatagatagatagatagacaaagaaagaaagaaccGGTTTTGTGACACCTACCTGATTTCCATACAAGGAGTAGAGCTTGATTTTCAGGATCTCTAATCTATATAGTGTCGAATTACTGTTTCCTTGGTCATCAATACTATTTGAGTAAGAATCTTCGCCATACAATCATCGAAAAGgaacaaagttaaaaaaatttaccaatGAATCTACAGTCTTTTTTGTAAAAACTAAGATTTCATGTCACTGATAAAGAAGAGCCTTTGCCTCTGCAGGTTATATAAATGCAAAATTCTCAGAGAACTGCAAAGACAAACTTCAAGCTTGATTGTTATATTGAAATACTAGATTGACTAGACAAAAACCAACAAACAATAGTAGTGAACCCAAACAACTAACACCAAGTTTGAGTCACAACTTTAGTCAACTAAACAAGATCATTCTACAATACAGAATTGTGAAGAAGTTCAGAGCCATTTAACACCCTTATTCATAACTGTGCCATAAC from Vigna unguiculata cultivar IT97K-499-35 chromosome 8, ASM411807v1, whole genome shotgun sequence encodes:
- the LOC114194676 gene encoding N-acetyl-D-glucosamine kinase is translated as MMTPEKEKEKEKEQDQVVVDAGMKRYRNGEIWEFEDDLGVSDGDHGVLLGVDGGTTSTVCICMPMIPFSHSQLHSLPTLARAVAGCSNHNSVGDIAARETIEQVMADALSKCGSKRSSVRAVCLAVSGVNHPTDQQRILSWLRDIFPSHVRLYVLNDAVAALSSGTVGKLHGCVLISGTGSIAYGYTEDGKEARSAGAGPVLGDWGSAYGIAAKALTAVVRAYDGRGPSTMLASSILQKLGLSSAEEIIAWTYADPSWARIAALVPAVVICAEAGDEVANNILLESVQELASSVKAVVDRLGLCGQDGKSSFPLVMVGGVLTAHRGSWDIGKEVINCISKQFPGVIPIRPKVEPAVGAAWLAWNFIMKEYKELKNDEVNYERKM